AGGATGTTGGCGAAGGCGACGCCCCACAGGATCGCCGGGATCAGTGAGCCGACGAAGATGGCGGTGTCCCAGCGGCGTTTCCAGGACGCCTCGGGTCGCTTGTGGCGGTATTCGAAGGCGACGCCGCGGGCGATCAGGGCCAGCAGGATGAGCAGTAGGGGCAGGTAGAAGCCGGAGAAGAGGGTGGCGTACCACTCGGGGAAGGCGGCGAACATGGCGCCGCCGGCGGTGATCAGCCAGACCTCGTTGCCGTCCCAGACCGGCCCGATGGTGTTGATCATGACGCGGCGTTCGCGGTCGTCACGGCCGAGCACGGGCAGCAGCATGCCGACGCCGAAGTCGAAGCCCTCGAGGATGAAGTAGCCGGTGAACAGCACGGCGACGAGGAGAAACCAGATGGTGGTCAGTTCCACGTGGGGCTCCGCGGGTCAGTAGGCGAAGGCGAGCGGGCGCTCGGCGTCGTCGGTGTCGTCGGGTTCGGGGTCGGGGGTGACGTCGGGTACGCCGGCCTTGGCGTAGCGGATCAGCAGTTTCACCTCGACGACGGCGAGGGCGGCGTAGATGAGGGTGAAGGCGGTGAAGCTGGTGAGGACCTCGGCCAGGGAGACGCTGCGGGACACGCCGTCGCGGGTGAGCATCTCGCCGAAGACGATCCACGGTTGGCGGCCCATCTCGGTGAAGATCCAGCCGAAGGAGTTGGCCAGCAGCGGCAGGATGGGCATGGCCAGGCCGGCGCGCAGCAGCCATCTGCTGGTGGGGGTGCGGCCCCTGCGCTGGCTCCAGAGCACGAGCAGGGCGATGGCGGCGGCGGCGAGTCCGAAGCCGATCATGAAGCGGAAGCTCCAGTAGGTGACCGGGATGATCGGGGTGTAGCTGCCGGGGCCGTACTGGGCGGTGTAGAGGGCCTGGAGGTCGTTGATGCCGTGCACGGTGCCGTTGGGGTCGCCGGTGCCCAGGTAGGACAGCAGATACGGGATCTTGAGGGCGAACAGTTCCCGGCTGCCGTCGAGGCTGCCGATGGTGAGCACGGAGAACGAGGCGGGGCTCTCGGTGGAGTAGAGGCCCTCGGCGGCGGCCATCTTCATCGGCTGGACCTGGGTCATGATCTTGCCCTGGATGTCGCCGGTGATCACCACGGCGGTGGCCGAGATCAGGGTGACCCAGGAGCCGAAGCGGGCGGCGAAGCGGTACGCGGGGGTGTCGGCGCTGTCCGGGTTGCGGATGAGGTGCCACAGCGCGACGGCTACCAGCAGCGCCCCGGCGACCAGGAAGGCGCCGGCGATGGTGTGCGGGAAGGTGATCAGGGCGACCTTGTTGGTGAGCACGGCGACGAAGTCGGTCAGTTCGGCCCGCCCGGTCTCCGGGTTGAACCGGTAGCCCACCGGGTTCTGCATGAACGAGTTCGCGGCGAGGATGAAGTACGCGGACAGGTTGGTGCCGATGGCGGCGGCCCAGATGGTGGCCAGGTGGATGCGTCTGGGCAGCCGGTCCCAGCCGAAGATCCACAGGCCGATGAAGGTGGATTCGAGGAAGAAGGCGACCAGCGCCTCGATGGCCAGGGGTGCGCCGAAGATGTCGCCGACGAAGCGGGAGTAGTCGCTCCAGTTCATGCCGAACTGGAACTCCTGCACGATGCCGGTGACCACGCCCATGGCGAAGTTGATCAGGAAGAGCTTGCCGTAGAACTTGGTGAGCTTGAGGTACTTCTCGTCTCCGGTGCGGTACCAGAGCGTCTGCAGGATGGCGACCAGGACGGACAGGCCGATGGTCAGCGGTACGAAGAGAAAGTGGTAGACGGTGGTGACACCGAACTGCCAGCGGGCGACGTCCAACGCGTCCACCTGCGAACCCCCATGTGCTCATACTACAAAACGTAGTAGATACTACAACCTGTCGTACGACGATATGTAGGGGCAGGTGGCCCGAACCGGGCCGGGACCAATGACCCTGCTCACCTCTGCCCTACGGCCCGACCTGGTCACTGCCCGACCTGGTCACTGCCCGACCTGGCCGCCGCCGACCGCGCCCTGCGTGCGATCATGGCCCGCTGATGGACGTAGCCCACTCCCCCTGGCGGCCGCCGCTGATCTGGCGGATCGCGCTGCTGCTGGCCCGCGCCGTCGTCGGGTTGCTGGCCCGGCTGGAGGTCACCGGTGACATACCCGCCCGGCTGCGCGGCGGGCCGCTGATCCTGGCCGCCAACCACATCAGCCCGTTCGACCCGGTCGTGCTCGCCGCCGCCTGCCGGGCCCGCCGGGTGGCGCCGAGGATCATGGCCACCGGTGGGCTGTTCCGTGCCCCGGTGATCGGTGCCGCCATGCGCCGCGCCGGGCACATCCGCGTGGACCGGGGCACCAGCGGCGTGCATCGGGCCCTGGACGATGCCGCCGCCGCGGTCGGCGGCGGCGCCGCGATCCTGGTCTACCCGGAGGGACGCATCGGCCTGGACCCGGGCATGTGGCCCGAGCGCGGCAAGACCGGTGCCGCCCGGCTCGCCCTGGCCTGCGGCACCCCGGTCATCCCTGTCGCCCAGTGGGGCTGTCACGAGGTGCTGCCCTACCAGGCCCCCAAGGGGCTGCTGCGCGGCGTGGCCCGCGCGCTGGTGCGCCGCCCCACGGTACGGGTGCACTTCGGTGACCCGGTGGATCTCGCCGACGTGACCCCCGGCGTGCCCGGCGCCGCCCGGCGGGCCACCGACCGGATCATCGACGCCCTGACCGACACCCTCGCCCCGCTGCGGCCGGACGAACCCGACCGGCCCCGGCACGTCGACCCCGGTCGGCCGGTCGACACCAGCCGCCCGCACCGGCGCCGCCCCGCCGCCGGCTGACGTTGCCCCGGGTGGCCCTCGATCGTGGTCAGCGGCGCGGGGTCCGGATCAGCAGGCTCGCCTCGACCTCGTCCGGGCCGAGCGCGGCGTAGAGGTGGGGGGTGTCGGCGGCCCAGCGGACGTGCTCCCCCGGGCCCGCCGCCAACGGCGCGTCGACCGGCCCGACCCGGGCGTGGCCGCGGAAGACGGTGAGGTGCTCGGTCACGCCGGCCGGGTGGGCGGGCGAGACCTGGTCGACGCCGACGACGATGCGCAGGGCGAACAGCTCGTAGGTGGCGGCCGGCTCCTCGAAGACCTCCAGCAGCGTCGACACCACCGCCTCGCCGCGCACCGGTGACGCGGCCGAGGCCGGGGCGCCGCGATCCAGCGTCAGCGCGCTCATCGGCACGCCGAGCGCGGCGGCGATCGCGTAGAGGGTCTCCAGCCGGGGGTCGCGGCTGCCGTTCTCCAGCCCCGACAGCGTCGCCTTCCCCACGCCGGCCAGGCGGGCCAGTTCGGAGAGGGTCAGCCCGCGCGCGTCCCGCAGCGCGCGCAGCCGCTGGCCCACCGCCGATCCCTGCTGAGGGCTTGTCCCGTGCGTGGTCATGTCCGTATGGTTCCACCCGGCGTCCGTTCCGTTTACGGAACGGACGGGAGGGGGCGCTGATGGAGGGGGTACGACCGGTCGTCGCCGGCCTGCTGAGCGCGGTCGTGGGCTACGCGAGTTCGTTCACGCTCGTGCTCGCCGGCTTGCAGGCCGTGGGCGCCAGCCCGGCCCAGGCCGCCTCCGGCCTGCTCGTCACCTGCCTCGGCATCGGGGTCGCCGGCGCCGTGCTGACCCTGCGCCACCGGATGCCCGTCGCCGTCGCGTGGTCCACCCCGGGCGCGGCCCTGCTGGTCGGGGCCGGCCCAGTGGCCGGCGGCTTCCCGTCGGCCGTCGGCGCCTTCCTGGTCTGCGCGGCGCTGACCGTGGTCGCCGGGCTGGTGCCCTGGCTGGCGCGAGTGATCGCGGCCATCCCGCGACCGGTCGCCGGGGCGATGCTCGCCGGCATCCTGGTGCCGCTGTGCACGGCTCCGGTCCAGGCCCTGGTGGACATCCCGGTGCTGGCCGTGCCGGTCATCGTGACCTGGGCGGTGCTGCTGCGCTATGCGCGTGGCTGGGCGGTGCCGGGCGCGCTGGTCGCGGCCGTGGCGGCGAGCGCCGTGACCGGGCCGGACGCGGGTCTCGCCGACGCCACGCTGCGACCCGTCCTGGCCTGGACCGCCCCCGCCTTCGACCTCGGCGCCGTCGTCGGCATCGCGCTGCCGCTGTTCCTGGTCACCATGGCCGGCCAGAACGTCCCGGGCGCGGCGGTCCTGTCCAGCTACGGGTACCAGCCGCCGCTGCGACCCGCGCTGGTCACCACCGGTCTGGTCAGCGCGGCGGGTGCCCCGTTCGGCGGGCATCAGGTCAATCTCGCCGCCATCACCGCCGCCCTGACCGCCGGCCCCGAGGCGCACCCCGACCCGCGCCGACGCTGGATCGCCACCCTGGCCCTGGCCGGCGGCCAGGTGCTGCTCGGGCTCGGGGCGGGCGCGGCGACCGCGCTCGTGCTGCTCTCCCCACCGGTGCTGGTGATCGCCGTCGCCGGCCTGGCCCTGCTGCCCGCCCTCGGCTCGGCACTGGGTAACGCCGTGGCCGATGCGGCCATGCTGCTGCCCGCGGTGGTGACGTTCGTCGTCACCGCCTCGGGCGTCGCCGTGCTCGGCGTCGGCGCCGCGTTCTGGGGTCTGCTCGCCGGCCTGGCCACCATGCTGGTGACCCGGCAGCGGCGGTCACGGGTTACCGGATCTCGGGCCCTGCCACCGGCGTGACGGCGCGACCTGCCGCACGGCCGCGAACCGGCCGGATCGCCGACCGATGGTCATGACGTTTGCCGGCCGGTCGCCTGACGATCACCGGGGCCGGGCATACTGCGCTGCGTGCCACCGACCGTGCACCCCTACCTCGACGCTCCCGCGCCGCTGGCCTTCGCCCATCGCGGCGGCGCCGCCGACGGTGACGAGAACACCACGGCGGCCTTCGCCCGGGCCATCGACCTGGGTTACCGGTACGTCGAGACCGACGTGCACGGCACCGCCGACGGGGTGGCCGTGATGTTCCACGACGACACCCTGGAGCGGGTCACCGGGTCACGGGGGCGGGTGAGCGCGCTGCGCTGGGCCGACCTGGCCTCGGTGCGCGTGGGTGGCTCCGCCGTGGTGCCCCGCCTCGACGAGGTGCTGGACGCGTGGCCGCAGGTTCGGTTCAACATCGACGTCAAGTCCGACCGGGGCGTCGCGCCGACGGTGGCCACGGTCGCGCGGGCCGGCGCCACCGACCG
This is a stretch of genomic DNA from Micromonospora sp. WMMD1082. It encodes these proteins:
- a CDS encoding lysophospholipid acyltransferase family protein; translated protein: MDVAHSPWRPPLIWRIALLLARAVVGLLARLEVTGDIPARLRGGPLILAANHISPFDPVVLAAACRARRVAPRIMATGGLFRAPVIGAAMRRAGHIRVDRGTSGVHRALDDAAAAVGGGAAILVYPEGRIGLDPGMWPERGKTGAARLALACGTPVIPVAQWGCHEVLPYQAPKGLLRGVARALVRRPTVRVHFGDPVDLADVTPGVPGAARRATDRIIDALTDTLAPLRPDEPDRPRHVDPGRPVDTSRPHRRRPAAG
- a CDS encoding helix-turn-helix transcriptional regulator, with translation MTTHGTSPQQGSAVGQRLRALRDARGLTLSELARLAGVGKATLSGLENGSRDPRLETLYAIAAALGVPMSALTLDRGAPASAASPVRGEAVVSTLLEVFEEPAATYELFALRIVVGVDQVSPAHPAGVTEHLTVFRGHARVGPVDAPLAAGPGEHVRWAADTPHLYAALGPDEVEASLLIRTPRR
- a CDS encoding glycerophosphodiester phosphodiesterase, which codes for MPPTVHPYLDAPAPLAFAHRGGAADGDENTTAAFARAIDLGYRYVETDVHGTADGVAVMFHDDTLERVTGSRGRVSALRWADLASVRVGGSAVVPRLDEVLDAWPQVRFNIDVKSDRGVAPTVATVARAGATDRVLLASFSDARLARLRALTSGRVATSLGVRGVARLRWASLTGRPLRLPSSVVAAQVPVRYGRVPVVDRRFLRMAHRLGLQVHVWTIDEPAEMHELLDLGVDGIMTDHVGVLRDVYRSRGHWAA
- a CDS encoding benzoate/H(+) symporter BenE family transporter produces the protein MEGVRPVVAGLLSAVVGYASSFTLVLAGLQAVGASPAQAASGLLVTCLGIGVAGAVLTLRHRMPVAVAWSTPGAALLVGAGPVAGGFPSAVGAFLVCAALTVVAGLVPWLARVIAAIPRPVAGAMLAGILVPLCTAPVQALVDIPVLAVPVIVTWAVLLRYARGWAVPGALVAAVAASAVTGPDAGLADATLRPVLAWTAPAFDLGAVVGIALPLFLVTMAGQNVPGAAVLSSYGYQPPLRPALVTTGLVSAAGAPFGGHQVNLAAITAALTAGPEAHPDPRRRWIATLALAGGQVLLGLGAGAATALVLLSPPVLVIAVAGLALLPALGSALGNAVADAAMLLPAVVTFVVTASGVAVLGVGAAFWGLLAGLATMLVTRQRRSRVTGSRALPPA
- a CDS encoding cytochrome ubiquinol oxidase subunit I, translated to MDALDVARWQFGVTTVYHFLFVPLTIGLSVLVAILQTLWYRTGDEKYLKLTKFYGKLFLINFAMGVVTGIVQEFQFGMNWSDYSRFVGDIFGAPLAIEALVAFFLESTFIGLWIFGWDRLPRRIHLATIWAAAIGTNLSAYFILAANSFMQNPVGYRFNPETGRAELTDFVAVLTNKVALITFPHTIAGAFLVAGALLVAVALWHLIRNPDSADTPAYRFAARFGSWVTLISATAVVITGDIQGKIMTQVQPMKMAAAEGLYSTESPASFSVLTIGSLDGSRELFALKIPYLLSYLGTGDPNGTVHGINDLQALYTAQYGPGSYTPIIPVTYWSFRFMIGFGLAAAAIALLVLWSQRRGRTPTSRWLLRAGLAMPILPLLANSFGWIFTEMGRQPWIVFGEMLTRDGVSRSVSLAEVLTSFTAFTLIYAALAVVEVKLLIRYAKAGVPDVTPDPEPDDTDDAERPLAFAY